Proteins encoded in a region of the Saccharothrix ecbatanensis genome:
- the tuf gene encoding elongation factor Tu, translating to MAKAKFERTKPHVNIGTIGHIDHGKTTLTAAISKVLHDEFPDLNPFTPFDQIDKAPEEKQRGITISIAHIEYQTANRHYAHVDCPGHADYIKNMITGAAQMDGAILVVAATDGPMPQTKEHVLLARQVGVPYIVVALNKADMVDDEEILELVELEVRELLSDYEFPGDDLPVVRVSALKALEGDAEWSKALLGLMAAVDENIPEPEREVDRPFLMPVEDVFTITGRGTVVTGRIERGIVKVNEEVEIVGIRETSKKTIVTSIEMFKKFLDEGRAGDNAALLLRGVKREEVERGMVIIKPGTTTPHTEFDAQVYILSKDEGGRHTPFFNNYRPQFYFRTTDVTGVVTLPEGTEMVMPGDTTTMAVKLIQPIAMDEGLRFAIREGGRTVGAGSVTKIIK from the coding sequence GTGGCGAAGGCGAAGTTCGAGCGGACGAAGCCGCACGTCAACATCGGCACCATCGGTCACATCGACCACGGAAAGACGACGCTGACCGCGGCGATTTCCAAGGTGCTGCACGACGAGTTCCCGGACCTGAACCCCTTCACGCCGTTCGACCAGATCGACAAGGCGCCGGAGGAGAAGCAGCGCGGTATCACGATCTCGATCGCGCACATCGAGTACCAGACGGCGAACCGGCACTACGCGCACGTCGACTGCCCCGGTCACGCCGACTACATCAAGAACATGATCACCGGTGCGGCGCAGATGGACGGCGCCATCCTGGTGGTCGCGGCGACCGACGGCCCGATGCCGCAGACCAAGGAGCACGTGCTCCTGGCCCGCCAGGTCGGTGTGCCCTACATCGTGGTGGCCCTGAACAAGGCCGACATGGTGGACGACGAGGAGATCCTGGAGCTCGTCGAGCTCGAGGTCCGCGAGCTGCTCTCCGACTACGAGTTCCCCGGTGACGACCTGCCGGTCGTCCGCGTCTCCGCGCTGAAGGCGCTGGAGGGCGACGCCGAGTGGAGCAAGGCGCTGCTCGGCTTGATGGCTGCCGTGGACGAGAACATCCCGGAGCCGGAGCGCGAGGTCGACCGTCCGTTCCTCATGCCGGTCGAGGACGTCTTCACGATCACCGGCCGCGGCACCGTGGTGACCGGTCGTATCGAGCGCGGCATCGTCAAGGTCAACGAAGAGGTCGAGATCGTCGGCATCCGGGAGACCTCGAAGAAGACGATCGTCACCTCGATCGAGATGTTCAAGAAGTTCCTCGACGAGGGCCGCGCGGGCGACAACGCCGCGCTGCTGCTGCGTGGCGTGAAGCGCGAGGAGGTGGAGCGCGGCATGGTGATCATCAAGCCGGGCACCACGACCCCGCACACCGAGTTCGACGCGCAGGTCTACATCCTGTCGAAGGACGAGGGTGGCCGCCACACGCCGTTCTTCAACAACTACCGCCCGCAGTTCTACTTCCGCACGACCGACGTGACCGGCGTCGTGACCCTCCCCGAGGGCACCGAGATGGTCATGCCGGGCGACACCACGACCATGGCCGTGAAGCTGATCCAGCCGATCGCCATGGACGAGGGCCTGCGGTTCGCCATCCGCGAGGGTGGTCGCACCGTGGGTGCGGGCTCGGTCACCAAGATCATCAAGTGA